The following proteins are co-located in the Lagenorhynchus albirostris chromosome 4, mLagAlb1.1, whole genome shotgun sequence genome:
- the TNIP2 gene encoding TNFAIP3-interacting protein 2 isoform X4 — protein MPPPVEVLLVLFLILEEKLSVFYHGEIERLSEQLEEKERETKQLMSQPEPEQKEVALLRRGAAQKGRAPAASDILCRSLADETHQLRRTLAATAHMCQHLAGRLDARQRAGGDAGERSPEPACADGDGSVHAVVAKLREENRLLKQKVTHVEDLNAKWQRYDASRDEYVRGLHAQLRGLQAPLEPERPSPPELMRKEISRLNTQLEEKINDCAEARRELEATRRARDAALERVQMLEQQILAYKDDFTSERVDRERAQSRIQELEERVALLQRQVPCKQVEWRPISSGPGWAFSSCSFHRFQSLSASAETLILCSGQSHGARCLGPGGRKPPVVPCVSVEDVGVVACDLRGGCRACPAPRGRVLGLRLPTGSFVHVCPLLAVLQGPWSPCHTHAAPEAPGVCWRPPAHSPCARRWAVQAGRPRSSLWAPCRPATGGASWEAGPGWELTVSHCRTRAPTRLFPVPPWFRPEHPIHILLRG, from the exons GAAATCGAGAGACTTTCCGAGCaactagaagaaaaagagagggagacgAAGCAGCTGATGAGCCAGCCGGAGCCGGAGCAGAAGGAAGTGGCCCTGCTGAGGAGAGGCGCGGCCCAGAAGGGGCGGGCCCCGGCCGCCAGCGACATCCTGTGCCGCTCGCTGGCCGACGAGACGCATCAGCTGCGCAGGACGCTGGCCGCCACCGCCCACATGTGTCAGCACCTGGCCGGGCGTCTGGATGCACGCCAGCGCGCAGGGGGGGACGCGGGGGAGAGGAGCCCCGAG CCAGCGTGTGCAGATGGGGACGGCTCTGTCCACGCGGTTGTTGCGAAGTTACGGGAGGAGAATCGACTGTTGAAGCAGAAGGTGACTCAC GTGGAAGACCTCAATGCCAAGTGGCAGCGCTACGACGCCAGCAGGGATGAGTACGTGAGGGGACTCCACGCACAGCTGAGAGGGCTGCAGGCCCCCCTCGAGCCTGAGAGGCCCTCCCCGCCCGAGCTGATGAGGAAGGAGATCTCCCGGCTCAACACACAGTTGGAGGAGAAGATCAATGACTGTGCAGAAGCGAGGCGGGAGCTGGAGGCCACAAGGAGGGCCCGGGACGCCGCGCTGGAGCGGGTGCAGATGTTGGAGCAGCag ATCCTCGCGTACAAGGACGACTTCACGTCGGAGAGGGTTGACCGGGAGCGGGCTCAGAGTAGGATCCAGGAGTTGGAGGAACGGGTGGCCTTGCTGCAGCGCCAGGTACCCTGCAAACAGGTAGAATGGAGGCCCATCTCCTCCGGTCCAGGCTGGGCGTTTTCTTCGTGTTCCTTTCATCGGTTTCAATCCCTTTCTGCGTCTGCCGAGACCCTGATTCTGTGCTCCGGGCAGAGCCATGGTGCCCGGTGCCTGGGGCCTGGTGGCAGAAAACCTCCCGTCGTACCGTGTGTGTCTGTAGAGGATGTTGGCGTGGTGGCGTGTGACCTCAGGGGTGGCTGTCGGGCCTGTCCTGCACCCAGAGGGCGCGTCCTGGGCCTCAGGCTCCCTACTGGGAGCTTCGTGCACGTGTGTCCCCTCCTCGCTGTGCTGCAGGGACCCTGGTCGCCCTGTCACACACACGCAGCCCCTGAGGCTCCAGGCGTCTGCTGGCGCCCCCCAGCTCACAGCCCCTGTGCACGGAGATGGGCCGTGCAGGCGGGCAGGCCCCGCAGCTCACTCTGGGCTCCGTGCCGCCCCGCCACAGGGGGTGCTTCTTGGGAGGCCGGGCCTGGGTGGGAACTGACGGTTTCTCACTGCAGGACCCGGGCGCCCACACGCCTCTTCCCTGTTCCTCCCTGGTTCCGCCCAGAGCACCCGATACACATCCTCCTGAGGGGCTAG
- the TNIP2 gene encoding TNFAIP3-interacting protein 2 isoform X3 codes for MWDPPGLGHELTSPASAGGLSTTAPPGKPEIERLSEQLEEKERETKQLMSQPEPEQKEVALLRRGAAQKGRAPAASDILCRSLADETHQLRRTLAATAHMCQHLAGRLDARQRAGGDAGERSPEPACADGDGSVHAVVAKLREENRLLKQKVTHVEDLNAKWQRYDASRDEYVRGLHAQLRGLQAPLEPERPSPPELMRKEISRLNTQLEEKINDCAEARRELEATRRARDAALERVQMLEQQILAYKDDFTSERVDRERAQSRIQELEERVALLQRQVPCKQVEWRPISSGPGWAFSSCSFHRFQSLSASAETLILCSGQSHGARCLGPGGRKPPVVPCVSVEDVGVVACDLRGGCRACPAPRGRVLGLRLPTGSFVHVCPLLAVLQGPWSPCHTHAAPEAPGVCWRPPAHSPCARRWAVQAGRPRSSLWAPCRPATGGASWEAGPGWELTVSHCRTRAPTRLFPVPPWFRPEHPIHILLRG; via the exons GAAATCGAGAGACTTTCCGAGCaactagaagaaaaagagagggagacgAAGCAGCTGATGAGCCAGCCGGAGCCGGAGCAGAAGGAAGTGGCCCTGCTGAGGAGAGGCGCGGCCCAGAAGGGGCGGGCCCCGGCCGCCAGCGACATCCTGTGCCGCTCGCTGGCCGACGAGACGCATCAGCTGCGCAGGACGCTGGCCGCCACCGCCCACATGTGTCAGCACCTGGCCGGGCGTCTGGATGCACGCCAGCGCGCAGGGGGGGACGCGGGGGAGAGGAGCCCCGAG CCAGCGTGTGCAGATGGGGACGGCTCTGTCCACGCGGTTGTTGCGAAGTTACGGGAGGAGAATCGACTGTTGAAGCAGAAGGTGACTCAC GTGGAAGACCTCAATGCCAAGTGGCAGCGCTACGACGCCAGCAGGGATGAGTACGTGAGGGGACTCCACGCACAGCTGAGAGGGCTGCAGGCCCCCCTCGAGCCTGAGAGGCCCTCCCCGCCCGAGCTGATGAGGAAGGAGATCTCCCGGCTCAACACACAGTTGGAGGAGAAGATCAATGACTGTGCAGAAGCGAGGCGGGAGCTGGAGGCCACAAGGAGGGCCCGGGACGCCGCGCTGGAGCGGGTGCAGATGTTGGAGCAGCag ATCCTCGCGTACAAGGACGACTTCACGTCGGAGAGGGTTGACCGGGAGCGGGCTCAGAGTAGGATCCAGGAGTTGGAGGAACGGGTGGCCTTGCTGCAGCGCCAGGTACCCTGCAAACAGGTAGAATGGAGGCCCATCTCCTCCGGTCCAGGCTGGGCGTTTTCTTCGTGTTCCTTTCATCGGTTTCAATCCCTTTCTGCGTCTGCCGAGACCCTGATTCTGTGCTCCGGGCAGAGCCATGGTGCCCGGTGCCTGGGGCCTGGTGGCAGAAAACCTCCCGTCGTACCGTGTGTGTCTGTAGAGGATGTTGGCGTGGTGGCGTGTGACCTCAGGGGTGGCTGTCGGGCCTGTCCTGCACCCAGAGGGCGCGTCCTGGGCCTCAGGCTCCCTACTGGGAGCTTCGTGCACGTGTGTCCCCTCCTCGCTGTGCTGCAGGGACCCTGGTCGCCCTGTCACACACACGCAGCCCCTGAGGCTCCAGGCGTCTGCTGGCGCCCCCCAGCTCACAGCCCCTGTGCACGGAGATGGGCCGTGCAGGCGGGCAGGCCCCGCAGCTCACTCTGGGCTCCGTGCCGCCCCGCCACAGGGGGTGCTTCTTGGGAGGCCGGGCCTGGGTGGGAACTGACGGTTTCTCACTGCAGGACCCGGGCGCCCACACGCCTCTTCCCTGTTCCTCCCTGGTTCCGCCCAGAGCACCCGATACACATCCTCCTGAGGGGCTAG
- the TNIP2 gene encoding TNFAIP3-interacting protein 2 isoform X5 — protein sequence MLPACGCLPGLSPSLEIERLSEQLEEKERETKQLMSQPEPEQKEVALLRRGAAQKGRAPAASDILCRSLADETHQLRRTLAATAHMCQHLAGRLDARQRAGGDAGERSPEPACADGDGSVHAVVAKLREENRLLKQKVTHVEDLNAKWQRYDASRDEYVRGLHAQLRGLQAPLEPERPSPPELMRKEISRLNTQLEEKINDCAEARRELEATRRARDAALERVQMLEQQILAYKDDFTSERVDRERAQSRIQELEERVALLQRQVPCKQVEWRPISSGPGWAFSSCSFHRFQSLSASAETLILCSGQSHGARCLGPGGRKPPVVPCVSVEDVGVVACDLRGGCRACPAPRGRVLGLRLPTGSFVHVCPLLAVLQGPWSPCHTHAAPEAPGVCWRPPAHSPCARRWAVQAGRPRSSLWAPCRPATGGASWEAGPGWELTVSHCRTRAPTRLFPVPPWFRPEHPIHILLRG from the exons GAAATCGAGAGACTTTCCGAGCaactagaagaaaaagagagggagacgAAGCAGCTGATGAGCCAGCCGGAGCCGGAGCAGAAGGAAGTGGCCCTGCTGAGGAGAGGCGCGGCCCAGAAGGGGCGGGCCCCGGCCGCCAGCGACATCCTGTGCCGCTCGCTGGCCGACGAGACGCATCAGCTGCGCAGGACGCTGGCCGCCACCGCCCACATGTGTCAGCACCTGGCCGGGCGTCTGGATGCACGCCAGCGCGCAGGGGGGGACGCGGGGGAGAGGAGCCCCGAG CCAGCGTGTGCAGATGGGGACGGCTCTGTCCACGCGGTTGTTGCGAAGTTACGGGAGGAGAATCGACTGTTGAAGCAGAAGGTGACTCAC GTGGAAGACCTCAATGCCAAGTGGCAGCGCTACGACGCCAGCAGGGATGAGTACGTGAGGGGACTCCACGCACAGCTGAGAGGGCTGCAGGCCCCCCTCGAGCCTGAGAGGCCCTCCCCGCCCGAGCTGATGAGGAAGGAGATCTCCCGGCTCAACACACAGTTGGAGGAGAAGATCAATGACTGTGCAGAAGCGAGGCGGGAGCTGGAGGCCACAAGGAGGGCCCGGGACGCCGCGCTGGAGCGGGTGCAGATGTTGGAGCAGCag ATCCTCGCGTACAAGGACGACTTCACGTCGGAGAGGGTTGACCGGGAGCGGGCTCAGAGTAGGATCCAGGAGTTGGAGGAACGGGTGGCCTTGCTGCAGCGCCAGGTACCCTGCAAACAGGTAGAATGGAGGCCCATCTCCTCCGGTCCAGGCTGGGCGTTTTCTTCGTGTTCCTTTCATCGGTTTCAATCCCTTTCTGCGTCTGCCGAGACCCTGATTCTGTGCTCCGGGCAGAGCCATGGTGCCCGGTGCCTGGGGCCTGGTGGCAGAAAACCTCCCGTCGTACCGTGTGTGTCTGTAGAGGATGTTGGCGTGGTGGCGTGTGACCTCAGGGGTGGCTGTCGGGCCTGTCCTGCACCCAGAGGGCGCGTCCTGGGCCTCAGGCTCCCTACTGGGAGCTTCGTGCACGTGTGTCCCCTCCTCGCTGTGCTGCAGGGACCCTGGTCGCCCTGTCACACACACGCAGCCCCTGAGGCTCCAGGCGTCTGCTGGCGCCCCCCAGCTCACAGCCCCTGTGCACGGAGATGGGCCGTGCAGGCGGGCAGGCCCCGCAGCTCACTCTGGGCTCCGTGCCGCCCCGCCACAGGGGGTGCTTCTTGGGAGGCCGGGCCTGGGTGGGAACTGACGGTTTCTCACTGCAGGACCCGGGCGCCCACACGCCTCTTCCCTGTTCCTCCCTGGTTCCGCCCAGAGCACCCGATACACATCCTCCTGAGGGGCTAG
- the TNIP2 gene encoding TNFAIP3-interacting protein 2 isoform X7, translating to MSQPEPEQKEVALLRRGAAQKGRAPAASDILCRSLADETHQLRRTLAATAHMCQHLAGRLDARQRAGGDAGERSPEPACADGDGSVHAVVAKLREENRLLKQKVTHVEDLNAKWQRYDASRDEYVRGLHAQLRGLQAPLEPERPSPPELMRKEISRLNTQLEEKINDCAEARRELEATRRARDAALERVQMLEQQILAYKDDFTSERVDRERAQSRIQELEERVALLQRQVPCKQVEWRPISSGPGWAFSSCSFHRFQSLSASAETLILCSGQSHGARCLGPGGRKPPVVPCVSVEDVGVVACDLRGGCRACPAPRGRVLGLRLPTGSFVHVCPLLAVLQGPWSPCHTHAAPEAPGVCWRPPAHSPCARRWAVQAGRPRSSLWAPCRPATGGASWEAGPGWELTVSHCRTRAPTRLFPVPPWFRPEHPIHILLRG from the exons ATGAGCCAGCCGGAGCCGGAGCAGAAGGAAGTGGCCCTGCTGAGGAGAGGCGCGGCCCAGAAGGGGCGGGCCCCGGCCGCCAGCGACATCCTGTGCCGCTCGCTGGCCGACGAGACGCATCAGCTGCGCAGGACGCTGGCCGCCACCGCCCACATGTGTCAGCACCTGGCCGGGCGTCTGGATGCACGCCAGCGCGCAGGGGGGGACGCGGGGGAGAGGAGCCCCGAG CCAGCGTGTGCAGATGGGGACGGCTCTGTCCACGCGGTTGTTGCGAAGTTACGGGAGGAGAATCGACTGTTGAAGCAGAAGGTGACTCAC GTGGAAGACCTCAATGCCAAGTGGCAGCGCTACGACGCCAGCAGGGATGAGTACGTGAGGGGACTCCACGCACAGCTGAGAGGGCTGCAGGCCCCCCTCGAGCCTGAGAGGCCCTCCCCGCCCGAGCTGATGAGGAAGGAGATCTCCCGGCTCAACACACAGTTGGAGGAGAAGATCAATGACTGTGCAGAAGCGAGGCGGGAGCTGGAGGCCACAAGGAGGGCCCGGGACGCCGCGCTGGAGCGGGTGCAGATGTTGGAGCAGCag ATCCTCGCGTACAAGGACGACTTCACGTCGGAGAGGGTTGACCGGGAGCGGGCTCAGAGTAGGATCCAGGAGTTGGAGGAACGGGTGGCCTTGCTGCAGCGCCAGGTACCCTGCAAACAGGTAGAATGGAGGCCCATCTCCTCCGGTCCAGGCTGGGCGTTTTCTTCGTGTTCCTTTCATCGGTTTCAATCCCTTTCTGCGTCTGCCGAGACCCTGATTCTGTGCTCCGGGCAGAGCCATGGTGCCCGGTGCCTGGGGCCTGGTGGCAGAAAACCTCCCGTCGTACCGTGTGTGTCTGTAGAGGATGTTGGCGTGGTGGCGTGTGACCTCAGGGGTGGCTGTCGGGCCTGTCCTGCACCCAGAGGGCGCGTCCTGGGCCTCAGGCTCCCTACTGGGAGCTTCGTGCACGTGTGTCCCCTCCTCGCTGTGCTGCAGGGACCCTGGTCGCCCTGTCACACACACGCAGCCCCTGAGGCTCCAGGCGTCTGCTGGCGCCCCCCAGCTCACAGCCCCTGTGCACGGAGATGGGCCGTGCAGGCGGGCAGGCCCCGCAGCTCACTCTGGGCTCCGTGCCGCCCCGCCACAGGGGGTGCTTCTTGGGAGGCCGGGCCTGGGTGGGAACTGACGGTTTCTCACTGCAGGACCCGGGCGCCCACACGCCTCTTCCCTGTTCCTCCCTGGTTCCGCCCAGAGCACCCGATACACATCCTCCTGAGGGGCTAG